A region from the Tahibacter amnicola genome encodes:
- a CDS encoding right-handed parallel beta-helix repeat-containing protein: protein MRHPIALLLILLAAGAPATAATYRVGPSQSYTNLNQLFAAVDLGPGDVVEVDGGVIYDVGTPGVIVPQEDGGAAGNPVILRGIRINNQRPHLRGGTNTIEFRLSNHVVFEGFEVSGTGNTSTGTFRCVYHHAHDIVIRDAYIHDCPRHGILGADNDSGSLTVEYSEVFNAGSNGGNHAIYMATDEIEYPGAVFRLQYSYIHDSQFGTGEGGNLIKSRAERNEIYYNWLEGGYYHELELIGPDPDGGVPEDQAREDSDVVGNVIVHTSDFGAILRFGGDATGQSFGRYRFVNNTVVRLGAINDVPTVFRLFDGIESLAAYNNVLWRDGANALRVVREVEADWATGSSQIIGSNNWIDNGSTFIPAGFSATTLGATPGFVDSLNFDYRPAAGSPLLNAGNGAVTLPSAYAISNPLFPPAFHPPARTLIPVGTAAARVASGAIDVGAFELASDVIFANGFQ from the coding sequence ATGCGTCATCCAATCGCCCTCCTGTTGATTCTGCTGGCTGCCGGGGCTCCGGCGACGGCCGCGACCTACCGCGTTGGTCCGTCACAGTCGTATACGAACCTTAACCAGCTGTTCGCGGCGGTGGACCTGGGGCCGGGTGATGTCGTGGAAGTCGACGGCGGCGTGATCTATGACGTCGGTACGCCCGGCGTGATCGTTCCGCAGGAGGATGGCGGGGCGGCAGGCAATCCGGTCATTCTTCGCGGTATCCGGATCAACAACCAGCGGCCGCACCTGCGCGGTGGCACCAACACCATCGAATTCCGTCTGTCGAACCACGTGGTGTTCGAGGGGTTCGAGGTCAGCGGTACCGGCAACACCTCGACCGGCACCTTCCGCTGCGTGTATCACCATGCGCACGACATCGTGATTCGCGACGCGTATATCCATGATTGTCCACGCCACGGCATCCTCGGTGCGGACAACGACTCCGGTTCGCTCACCGTCGAGTATTCCGAGGTGTTCAACGCCGGCTCCAACGGCGGCAATCACGCGATCTACATGGCGACGGACGAGATCGAATACCCCGGCGCCGTGTTTCGCCTGCAGTACAGCTACATCCACGACAGCCAGTTCGGCACCGGCGAGGGCGGCAACCTGATCAAGAGCCGCGCGGAACGCAACGAGATCTACTACAACTGGCTGGAAGGAGGGTATTACCACGAGCTCGAACTGATCGGGCCCGACCCCGACGGCGGCGTGCCGGAAGACCAGGCGCGCGAGGATTCGGACGTCGTGGGCAATGTCATCGTCCACACCAGCGACTTCGGTGCGATCCTGCGCTTTGGCGGCGATGCGACGGGGCAGAGCTTCGGGCGCTATCGCTTCGTCAACAACACGGTGGTGCGACTGGGCGCGATCAACGACGTGCCCACGGTTTTCCGCCTGTTTGACGGTATTGAATCGCTGGCGGCGTACAATAACGTGCTGTGGCGTGACGGTGCCAACGCGCTGCGCGTGGTGCGCGAAGTCGAGGCTGACTGGGCCACAGGCAGCTCGCAGATCATCGGCAGCAACAACTGGATCGACAACGGGTCGACCTTCATCCCGGCCGGATTCAGCGCGACGACCCTGGGGGCGACCCCGGGATTTGTCGACAGCCTGAACTTCGATTACCGGCCGGCGGCGGGTAGCCCGCTGCTCAACGCGGGCAACGGTGCGGTCACGCTTCCCTCGGCATACGCCATCAGCAACCCGCTGTTCCCGCCGGCGTTCCACCCGCCGGCGCGCACGCTGATTCCGGTCGGTACCGCAGCGGCGCGCGTGGCGAGCGGTGCAATCGACGTCGGTGCCTTCGAGCTTGCATCGGATGTGATCTTCGCAAACGGCTTCCAATGA
- a CDS encoding M9 family metallopeptidase, translating into MSLLRLLPLHLSTAILAAAISGSASATPRVTWIPPVGAEITVSHLGTHRPGAERPPMNDPRKTDIDYDLADPVIVLSRSPEADARAGRAPQACNAADFANASDAALLTLVKAADVEDCLNGLFKVTGAQAGQIFGEAKMRTVANELINSAWFYPGDNSQKTLQLILFLRAGYYVQDNQTAYVGTYGSSLASSVRHALDLFVNNTHFLDVTEVHGDVLSEFVTLIDSAQESARHIGSFRRLLNNYGAAHREIESMQTATNNVFRALFRAHQFSDFRAAMAADTSLLTALSSFVSNNAIDIDTGLEYLVVNASRELTRFVNGQNYSGTTQSTARQFVKAILARYPMTGYGGRLWAATAGNAEFYDASNCAYYNICNFRTTLEPLVLPTRHPCSATLVLRAQNLTPQQIQQTCSSVGTEEGFFHQKMATGNVPIAGDQNSKLEMLVFDSKADYAAYAEVLFDIAVDNGGIYIEGDPTRPGNQARFYAYERGTPGTSSWQIWNLAHEYIHYLDGRFNMKGGFCDAPTGGACDYGNTQVGPRTSAVWYIEGIAEYLSYSFRNLTNTDAMDQAISRQFSLSELFTTQYSTDFARTYQWGYLASRFMYEHRRQQFDQMIQHFRAGRYEPEYRNWLTAIGTSYNADFRGWVSCFVSSMGNPVNCVPDRIFKGGFEPPPPLPECDDDDERVLANGCRRSNLSATTNSRSFFIWVPSGVPKLTIRMAGGTGNADMYIKAGGWPDQTTYDYRPFLPGNDETVTVNNPASGVYWYIWVLPRAPYTGMEISARFN; encoded by the coding sequence ATGTCCTTACTCCGTTTATTGCCGTTGCACCTGAGCACGGCAATCCTGGCCGCCGCCATTTCCGGGTCGGCCTCTGCTACACCACGCGTAACATGGATTCCACCCGTCGGCGCCGAAATCACCGTATCCCACCTGGGAACACACCGGCCGGGTGCCGAGCGTCCGCCGATGAACGACCCACGCAAGACGGATATCGACTACGACCTGGCCGATCCGGTCATCGTCCTGTCGCGCAGTCCCGAGGCCGATGCGCGGGCCGGGCGCGCGCCGCAGGCCTGCAATGCGGCGGACTTCGCAAACGCCAGTGATGCCGCGCTCCTGACGCTGGTGAAGGCGGCCGATGTCGAGGACTGCCTCAACGGCCTGTTCAAGGTGACCGGCGCGCAGGCAGGCCAGATCTTCGGCGAGGCCAAGATGCGTACCGTGGCCAACGAGCTGATCAACAGTGCCTGGTTCTATCCGGGCGACAACAGCCAGAAGACGCTGCAGCTGATCCTGTTCCTGCGCGCCGGCTACTACGTGCAGGACAATCAGACCGCCTATGTCGGAACCTATGGGTCGTCGCTGGCGTCCAGCGTGCGCCATGCGCTGGACCTGTTCGTCAACAACACGCACTTCCTCGATGTCACCGAAGTGCACGGTGATGTGCTCAGCGAATTCGTGACGCTGATCGACAGCGCGCAGGAGAGCGCGCGCCACATCGGCAGTTTCCGGCGCCTGCTGAACAACTATGGTGCGGCGCACCGTGAGATCGAAAGCATGCAGACGGCGACCAACAACGTGTTCCGTGCGTTGTTCCGGGCCCATCAGTTCAGCGATTTCCGAGCCGCTATGGCGGCCGATACCTCGCTCTTGACGGCACTGTCGAGCTTCGTGTCGAACAACGCCATCGACATCGATACGGGGCTGGAGTATCTCGTCGTGAACGCCTCGCGTGAGCTGACGCGTTTCGTGAACGGCCAGAATTACTCGGGCACGACGCAGTCGACGGCGCGCCAGTTCGTCAAGGCCATCCTGGCGCGGTATCCAATGACGGGCTACGGCGGTCGCCTCTGGGCCGCCACGGCAGGCAATGCGGAGTTCTACGACGCCAGCAACTGCGCCTACTACAACATCTGCAACTTTCGCACGACGCTCGAACCGTTGGTGCTGCCGACGCGGCATCCCTGCAGTGCGACGCTGGTACTTCGTGCGCAGAATCTGACGCCGCAGCAGATCCAGCAGACCTGCAGCTCCGTCGGTACTGAGGAAGGCTTCTTCCACCAGAAGATGGCAACCGGCAATGTACCGATTGCCGGCGACCAGAACTCCAAGCTCGAAATGCTGGTGTTCGACAGCAAGGCGGACTACGCCGCCTATGCAGAAGTGCTGTTCGATATCGCCGTGGACAACGGCGGCATCTACATCGAAGGTGATCCGACCCGGCCTGGCAACCAGGCTCGCTTCTACGCCTACGAGCGCGGCACGCCGGGCACGTCGTCATGGCAGATCTGGAACCTGGCCCACGAATACATCCACTACCTGGATGGCCGCTTCAACATGAAGGGCGGTTTCTGCGACGCCCCGACGGGTGGTGCGTGCGACTACGGCAACACCCAGGTCGGTCCGCGGACGTCGGCGGTGTGGTACATCGAAGGGATTGCGGAATACCTGTCGTACTCGTTCCGCAACCTCACCAACACCGATGCGATGGACCAGGCGATCTCGCGCCAGTTCTCGCTGTCCGAGCTTTTCACCACCCAGTACAGCACCGATTTCGCCCGCACCTACCAGTGGGGGTATCTGGCGTCGCGCTTCATGTACGAGCATCGCCGCCAGCAGTTCGACCAGATGATCCAGCACTTCCGTGCGGGCCGCTACGAGCCGGAATACCGCAACTGGCTCACGGCGATCGGGACCAGCTACAACGCGGATTTCCGCGGCTGGGTCAGCTGTTTCGTATCGTCCATGGGCAATCCGGTCAACTGCGTGCCCGACCGGATCTTCAAGGGCGGCTTCGAACCGCCGCCGCCGCTGCCTGAGTGCGATGATGACGACGAACGCGTCCTGGCGAACGGCTGTCGCCGCAGCAACCTGTCCGCGACGACCAACTCGCGCAGCTTCTTCATCTGGGTACCCAGCGGCGTGCCGAAGCTGACCATTCGCATGGCTGGCGGTACGGGCAACGCGGACATGTACATCAAGGCCGGCGGTTGGCCAGACCAGACCACGTACGACTACCGCCCCTTCCTGCCGGGCAACGATGAAACCGTCACGGTGAACAATCCGGCCAGCGGTGTGTACTGGTATATCTGGGTACTTCCGCGCGCGCCCTACACGGGCATGGAAATCAGCGCCCGGTTCAACTGA